From Candidatus Wallbacteria bacterium, the proteins below share one genomic window:
- a CDS encoding ABC transporter permease, translated as MECPGVDRHLKFWLTRNMRKRFGGRFLYFLLTIFGVTFFIYFSLFILRVKSAQAGPGLFHELTVGYIAWWGDLLRLDLGMSLKDHRPVIAKILERFPATLELNALTLIFSFLVAVPAAISAIYFKNRFCARFFSFLSLNLFSIPNFWIALVLSIFFGFQLGEITQQLFGFSFRFPISGMRSLEMVLNKGAYSTWEIFQDRVFHLILPVICSSLFNIALIYKFFYSELLKIMTREYIVAARARGIPEWEIITRHAGKNAIFPLITVFSLLIPSLLSSNFVIETIFSWPGIGRLGYDAILARDYPLVLGLALFTTMIVIGTNLLIEAFYFYFNPLLREGER; from the coding sequence GTGGAATGTCCGGGTGTTGACAGACATCTGAAATTCTGGCTTACTAGGAACATGCGCAAGCGTTTCGGGGGGAGATTTCTTTATTTTTTGCTGACGATTTTCGGGGTGACTTTTTTTATCTATTTTTCGCTGTTCATTCTGAGAGTCAAGTCGGCACAGGCTGGACCAGGGTTATTCCATGAACTGACAGTGGGATATATAGCCTGGTGGGGCGACCTCCTGCGCCTGGACCTTGGAATGTCCCTCAAGGATCACAGGCCGGTAATCGCGAAAATTCTGGAGCGTTTCCCGGCTACTCTGGAACTGAATGCGCTGACCCTGATTTTTTCCTTTCTGGTGGCCGTCCCGGCTGCGATTTCCGCCATCTACTTCAAAAACCGTTTCTGTGCTCGATTTTTTTCATTTCTGAGTCTGAACCTTTTCTCTATCCCGAATTTCTGGATCGCCCTGGTACTCTCGATTTTTTTCGGTTTTCAGCTTGGGGAGATCACGCAGCAGCTGTTCGGATTTTCTTTCAGATTCCCAATTTCAGGGATGCGCTCCCTGGAAATGGTGTTGAACAAAGGAGCTTACAGCACCTGGGAAATTTTCCAGGACCGGGTTTTTCACCTGATCTTGCCGGTCATTTGCTCCTCCCTCTTCAACATAGCCCTGATCTATAAATTTTTTTACAGCGAGCTGTTAAAAATCATGACCAGGGAATACATCGTTGCCGCCAGGGCCAGGGGAATTCCTGAGTGGGAGATCATCACCAGGCACGCGGGCAAGAATGCCATTTTTCCCCTGATCACAGTATTTTCTCTCCTGATCCCCAGCCTTTTAAGTTCTAATTTCGTGATTGAAACGATTTTTTCCTGGCCTGGCATCGGCAGGCTGGGATATGACGCAATTCTGGCGCGCGACTATCCGCTGGTACTCGGGCTCGCGCTCTTCACAACCATGATCGTGATCGGGACCAATCTGTTGATAGAAGCCTTTTATTTTTATTTCAATCCTCTTCTGAGGGAAGGCGAACGATGA
- a CDS encoding amidohydrolase, translated as MNISRLSNHYRHLHQFPEPGFKEFLTQNYLKSVLESQTALNVFPVAGTGLLIFKKGNPGKRTIAFRADMDGLPLHENTGLAYSSKHPGFMHSCGHDGHMAILLELILNTAELDLRNNYLFIFQPAEEGPGGASEIIADRRFQEMLPEIIFGLHVHPSLPAGGIGCKSGSFFAGVSEFHISIQGREAHASTGDPCNALLGGVEGICQTMEALAKLESQPENVSIKEKHLLHFGRINSGIKENIIAASAQIDGTLRAFSPDRKKWLKDTLYREFEDSTKKRNLKLNLSFNCDYPVLINAKPAVEILKKVCQTAGIHFQDLPDFFLGEDFAFYLEKIPGAFFLLGVNDTDCSGNLHTANFSYNPSALATGVNLFQKIVEFLESRDRA; from the coding sequence ATGAACATCAGCAGACTGTCCAATCATTACAGGCATCTGCACCAGTTTCCGGAACCGGGATTCAAAGAATTTCTTACTCAAAACTACCTGAAGAGCGTGCTGGAAAGTCAGACCGCACTGAACGTGTTTCCAGTTGCAGGTACTGGTCTTCTGATCTTCAAAAAAGGTAATCCCGGAAAAAGGACCATCGCCTTCCGTGCAGACATGGACGGCCTGCCGCTGCATGAGAATACAGGCCTCGCATACAGTTCCAAGCACCCTGGATTCATGCACTCCTGCGGGCATGATGGACATATGGCGATACTGCTGGAATTGATTCTTAATACTGCGGAACTCGATCTCAGAAACAACTATCTCTTTATCTTCCAGCCCGCTGAAGAAGGTCCGGGAGGTGCGTCGGAAATCATCGCAGACCGGCGGTTTCAGGAAATGCTCCCAGAGATAATTTTCGGCCTGCACGTCCACCCGTCTCTGCCGGCCGGCGGCATAGGCTGCAAATCCGGGTCTTTTTTTGCCGGCGTCTCGGAATTTCACATTTCCATCCAGGGCAGGGAAGCCCACGCCTCCACCGGGGACCCCTGCAACGCCCTTCTGGGAGGAGTCGAAGGCATCTGTCAGACCATGGAGGCACTTGCAAAACTCGAATCCCAGCCTGAAAATGTTTCCATCAAAGAAAAACATCTTCTGCACTTCGGCCGGATCAATTCTGGAATCAAGGAGAACATCATCGCGGCAAGCGCTCAGATCGACGGCACTTTGAGGGCATTTTCCCCTGACAGGAAGAAATGGTTGAAAGACACGCTCTACAGGGAATTCGAAGATTCCACTAAAAAAAGGAATCTGAAACTGAATCTCAGTTTCAACTGCGACTATCCGGTTCTGATCAATGCAAAACCCGCTGTTGAGATCCTGAAAAAAGTCTGTCAGACTGCTGGAATCCATTTCCAGGATTTACCGGATTTTTTTCTGGGAGAGGATTTCGCCTTCTACCTGGAAAAAATTCCAGGCGCGTTCTTTCTGTTGGGCGTGAACGACACCGACTGCAGCGGAAACCTGCATACCGCAAATTTTTCCTATAACCCTTCCGCACTGGCGACAGGTGTCAATCTCTTCCAAAAAATAGTCGAATTTCTGGAATCCAGAGATAGGGCTTGA